A section of the Spirosoma pollinicola genome encodes:
- a CDS encoding gliding motility-associated C-terminal domain-containing protein: MRLFTFLCIIWLLVVGTSLPSLATHQVGGQLEMHAVGDVPGHYRITVTNYLENGTQGINRQASSGLVGIFRKSDNAQMMVFTVRQTGTKAPVVYANAYCASQRNLNFVVWTYEADIQLDPANYGDAQGYYMSYQTRNRNAGINNIATPDQTGFTFYLEFPALQQNGQAFTNSSPHFGTINGEYICLGSPFTFGFDGSDTDGDELRYSMITPLNQKGNSQNTVSAGPYPDVNWLSEYDANNSMPGNPSLTVDARTGKLSVTATQLGLFVFAVKVEEYRNGVKIGEVRRDFQFLVIDCPSQTTPDPAVQITDRPALLSSTICQGESSVLQAAVNANWNYQWRQNGVNIAGATNSSITVSEPGIYMVVVSQKAVCSKVGNSENVTVTVINSKAKLYERGHLCATTGTVHLLATAPTKVTYQWYRDNQALAGQTTDSVSTTQPGNYWVMTRNTAYGCKINSDTAVVDRSAAVQAVIQSESGQNRICPGASLALEGSGGISYNWQKDGVTVDSTSSRYSTNTPGSFVLTATDSFGCEGKSSPAVITQLAALTVTFDSIPGVCGPDQPLHTLTGSPAGGEFSGTGVTDSLFSPQLAGIGNHPLTYTVKAAPECAGTVATRIAVVAPTPTIQLLDSLTTYKGNTFTLNPVYTGNPNQFQWAGSTYLDNPSTANPTITDIQNDITYTVDVKNSTGCEVKDTIHITVFAQVLIPDAFTPNGDGQNDVWDLMGIEAFPNAIVRIFNRWGEIIYSSGVGYTNPFDGTLNGTSLPTGVYAYTLYTVPEKPIIRGRLVLIR; this comes from the coding sequence ATGAGGCTATTTACTTTTCTGTGCATCATCTGGCTTCTTGTAGTAGGCACATCGCTTCCGTCTCTGGCCACTCACCAGGTTGGTGGCCAGTTGGAAATGCATGCGGTTGGTGATGTGCCGGGTCATTACCGGATAACGGTTACGAATTACCTGGAAAACGGAACGCAGGGCATAAATAGACAGGCAAGTTCAGGGCTGGTTGGTATTTTCCGCAAAAGCGACAACGCCCAGATGATGGTCTTCACCGTCAGGCAAACAGGCACAAAAGCACCCGTCGTTTATGCAAATGCCTATTGCGCTTCTCAGCGAAATCTAAATTTTGTGGTCTGGACCTACGAAGCGGACATTCAACTCGACCCGGCCAACTATGGAGATGCGCAGGGATACTACATGTCGTATCAGACGCGCAATCGAAATGCGGGTATTAATAATATTGCCACGCCCGATCAAACGGGCTTTACGTTTTATCTGGAATTTCCGGCTCTCCAGCAGAACGGGCAAGCTTTCACCAATTCTTCCCCTCATTTTGGCACCATAAACGGTGAATACATTTGCCTCGGCTCTCCCTTTACCTTTGGATTTGATGGCTCCGATACTGACGGCGACGAACTTCGCTATTCCATGATTACCCCCCTTAACCAGAAGGGGAATTCCCAAAATACAGTCTCGGCGGGTCCATACCCGGATGTAAATTGGTTATCGGAATATGATGCCAATAATTCGATGCCCGGTAACCCAAGTCTGACTGTTGATGCCCGTACGGGTAAGCTCTCGGTAACAGCTACCCAGTTAGGTCTTTTTGTGTTTGCGGTTAAAGTCGAAGAATATCGAAACGGTGTGAAAATTGGCGAAGTCCGGCGCGATTTTCAATTTTTAGTCATTGACTGTCCCTCTCAAACCACCCCTGATCCGGCCGTTCAGATCACAGATCGGCCTGCGTTGCTTTCGTCAACCATCTGTCAGGGTGAGTCTAGTGTTCTTCAGGCAGCTGTCAACGCAAACTGGAATTATCAGTGGCGTCAGAACGGCGTTAATATAGCAGGCGCTACCAACTCATCCATAACAGTAAGTGAACCGGGCATTTATATGGTCGTTGTATCGCAAAAAGCAGTTTGTAGTAAAGTGGGAAATTCTGAGAACGTAACCGTAACGGTCATTAACAGCAAAGCGAAACTGTATGAAAGGGGTCATTTGTGCGCTACAACGGGTACGGTACACTTATTGGCAACAGCCCCAACCAAGGTTACGTACCAATGGTATCGGGATAATCAGGCGCTGGCCGGACAAACGACCGATTCGGTATCAACCACACAACCAGGCAACTATTGGGTCATGACAAGAAATACGGCCTATGGCTGTAAGATCAACAGCGATACAGCTGTAGTGGATCGGTCAGCTGCGGTTCAGGCGGTTATCCAGTCGGAATCTGGACAGAATCGCATCTGTCCGGGTGCTTCGCTGGCCCTTGAGGGCAGCGGGGGCATTAGCTATAACTGGCAAAAAGATGGGGTAACGGTAGACAGTACCAGTTCTCGGTACTCGACCAACACGCCGGGTTCATTTGTACTGACGGCTACGGACAGTTTCGGTTGCGAAGGCAAATCTTCACCCGCAGTGATTACTCAACTCGCAGCATTGACGGTTACGTTTGACTCGATTCCGGGAGTTTGCGGACCGGATCAGCCACTACACACCTTAACCGGCAGCCCGGCAGGGGGCGAATTTAGTGGCACCGGTGTTACCGATTCGTTGTTCAGTCCACAGCTGGCAGGTATTGGTAATCACCCGTTGACATATACGGTGAAAGCGGCTCCTGAATGTGCCGGAACCGTTGCAACCCGTATCGCCGTTGTAGCGCCCACCCCAACTATTCAGTTATTGGATTCTCTGACAACCTACAAAGGCAATACATTTACACTGAATCCGGTTTATACGGGAAATCCAAACCAGTTTCAATGGGCTGGATCAACTTACCTGGACAATCCGAGTACCGCTAACCCGACAATCACCGATATTCAAAACGACATTACTTATACTGTCGATGTTAAAAACAGCACAGGTTGCGAGGTTAAAGACACTATTCATATCACGGTTTTTGCCCAGGTGTTGATACCTGATGCCTTCACCCCAAATGGTGATGGGCAAAATGATGTGTGGGACTTGATGGGTATCGAAGCCTTTCCCAACGCCATTGTACGGATTTTCAACCGATGGGGCGAAATCATTTACTCGTCGGGGGTGGGCTACACGAACCCGTTTGATGGAACGCTGAACGGAACCTCCCTGCCAACGGGGGTTTACGCCTATACGCTGTATACTGTGCCGGAAAAACCGATCATCCGCGGCAGGTTAGTGTTAATTCGCTAA
- a CDS encoding Rieske 2Fe-2S domain-containing protein, whose translation MTRFEFLKSMGFTGAALMAALTSCVREEDTVVNALTLAGTQSTTVTTPTTTTTTSGTTTTPTTTTTTTSGVDLSKITSRLLTIDLTSSAATALKTVGGYLAQSGIVVAQVSTGVYVAVTQTCSHEPKKAIIFNKTEFYCTQHGARFDLTGKGKNSFGSRGIAVYKTATDGKTLVVYS comes from the coding sequence ATGACACGTTTCGAATTTCTTAAGTCAATGGGCTTCACCGGAGCAGCCCTGATGGCGGCATTAACTTCCTGCGTTCGGGAGGAAGATACCGTTGTGAATGCGTTGACACTGGCCGGAACGCAAAGCACAACGGTAACGACTCCAACAACAACGACTACTACGTCGGGCACGACTACAACACCAACAACGACAACCACAACAACAAGTGGTGTGGATCTGAGCAAGATCACGAGTCGACTGCTCACTATTGATTTAACCAGCTCGGCGGCAACGGCTCTCAAAACGGTTGGTGGCTATCTGGCGCAGAGTGGCATTGTTGTCGCTCAGGTAAGCACAGGCGTATATGTTGCCGTGACTCAGACATGCAGTCATGAGCCCAAAAAAGCGATCATATTCAACAAAACAGAATTTTATTGCACCCAGCACGGTGCCCGATTTGACCTGACGGGTAAAGGAAAAAATAGCTTTGGCAGTCGGGGCATTGCCGTTTATAAAACTGCTACCGACGGTAAAACGCTGGTCGTATATAGTTAA
- a CDS encoding FAD:protein FMN transferase — translation MTVPPLIHKRVQRLMGNRFELSVVSPDAGWANERLDEAVAEISRIERLLTTYSNDSQTNQINANAGIQPIQVDPEVFALIERSLRLSTLTQGAFDITFGSIDKRLWNFDTTMTALPDPKTARNMIKLINYKNVVLNNEQHTVFLKEKGMRIGFGGIGKGYAAEQAKRVLREHGVESGIVNAAGDLNTWGTQPTGKPWTIGIADPNLSTHEAFSYLAISDMAIATSGNYEKYAIINGRRYSHTIDPKTGYPVSGIKSVTIIAPNAELADALATPVMVMGVRVGLNLINQMRNIACIIIDDKNSLFTSANINVKSPALAC, via the coding sequence ATGACCGTCCCTCCCCTCATTCATAAACGGGTACAACGGCTCATGGGCAACCGTTTTGAGTTGAGCGTCGTTAGCCCCGATGCAGGTTGGGCCAACGAACGGCTCGATGAAGCCGTTGCCGAAATCAGCCGTATTGAACGGCTACTAACGACGTATAGTAATGACAGTCAGACCAATCAGATCAACGCAAACGCCGGTATCCAGCCCATTCAGGTCGACCCCGAAGTGTTTGCCCTCATTGAGCGATCACTCCGATTGTCGACCCTGACGCAAGGCGCTTTCGATATTACATTCGGTTCGATTGATAAACGGCTCTGGAATTTTGATACTACCATGACCGCCCTACCCGATCCAAAAACCGCCCGAAATATGATCAAGCTCATCAATTACAAAAATGTGGTACTTAACAACGAGCAGCATACGGTCTTTCTGAAAGAGAAAGGAATGCGAATCGGGTTTGGCGGTATTGGTAAAGGGTATGCCGCCGAACAGGCAAAACGGGTTTTACGCGAACACGGGGTCGAAAGTGGTATTGTCAACGCGGCTGGCGACCTGAACACTTGGGGTACTCAACCCACTGGCAAACCCTGGACAATTGGTATTGCTGATCCCAATCTATCGACGCATGAGGCATTTTCATATCTGGCGATCAGCGACATGGCCATTGCCACATCCGGCAACTACGAAAAATATGCGATTATTAACGGCAGACGCTACTCGCATACCATCGACCCGAAGACCGGCTATCCGGTATCGGGAATAAAAAGCGTTACCATCATTGCGCCCAATGCCGAACTGGCCGATGCCCTGGCTACACCGGTTATGGTTATGGGCGTTCGGGTGGGATTGAATCTGATTAACCAGATGCGGAACATTGCCTGCATCATAATTGACGACAAGAATAGCCTGTTTACCTCCGCCAACATTAATGTTAAGTCCCCGGCTTTAGCCTGCTAA
- a CDS encoding DUF4266 domain-containing protein → MQFTKTASLIGLILLSLSGCVTVKEYQKNRINDAEMELSARKSEKFEQNFYLYREGAAGANGGKSGGGCGCN, encoded by the coding sequence ATGCAATTCACTAAAACGGCCTCGTTGATAGGCCTCATTTTGCTCAGCCTGTCAGGTTGTGTAACGGTTAAAGAGTATCAGAAAAACCGGATCAACGACGCCGAAATGGAATTATCGGCGCGAAAATCTGAGAAGTTCGAGCAAAATTTTTACCTATATCGCGAAGGCGCTGCGGGTGCAAACGGAGGAAAGAGCGGTGGCGGTTGTGGCTGTAACTAA
- a CDS encoding thioredoxin family protein, whose translation MKLALISFVFCLFTAAPAWQLNFEQAKTEAAQSHKLILLNFSGSDWCGPCIKLKKNIFESAEFGQFANDNLILVRADFPRLSKNQLDSKQTAHNEALAEKYNRQGKFPFTVLLDANGTVLKEWDGYNQSLTVSSFVETIQPFSPTTK comes from the coding sequence ATGAAACTTGCGCTAATTTCATTCGTATTCTGCCTATTTACCGCTGCCCCAGCCTGGCAACTTAATTTCGAGCAGGCTAAAACGGAAGCAGCCCAATCCCACAAGTTAATCTTACTTAACTTTTCGGGTTCCGACTGGTGCGGGCCATGTATAAAACTCAAAAAAAACATATTCGAATCGGCTGAGTTCGGCCAGTTTGCCAACGACAATCTGATACTGGTTCGGGCAGATTTCCCGCGTTTATCTAAAAATCAGTTAGACAGTAAACAAACTGCCCATAATGAAGCATTGGCCGAAAAATATAACAGGCAGGGCAAGTTTCCTTTTACAGTATTGCTCGATGCTAATGGCACGGTATTAAAAGAGTGGGATGGCTATAACCAATCCTTAACGGTATCGTCATTCGTTGAGACCATCCAGCCTTTTAGCCCAACCACAAAATGA
- a CDS encoding DUF3570 domain-containing protein, translated as MKKICISVGLLLSLWKGGYTQSLDKPAYADRKLKIEEVNFVSSYYQQDGNNSAVTGGIGTEHLTDYAQSLDLVLKTTDRRNRQHTFVFDFNIDHYTSASSDNIDPLTVSSASKSDTHVYPSIAWSVHNDDSRTTKGVALSYSTEYDYKSYGINFSFAKASADNNREISLKGGAFFDTWKAILPPELRPEGYGSGAHGDRDPVDYKPRNSYNVSLSLSQIINKRLQVLLTVEPAYQQGLLSTPFHRIYFQDGAETVERLPGSRLKLPIGLRLHYFMGDRVVIRTFYRYYIDDWGMQAHTINLETPIKLTSFMSISPFYRFSHQTAVRYFAPYGQHSTTDKYYTSDYDISGFNSQFIGTGVRMAPPGGLFGIGHWQSVELRYGHYVRTTGMVANSLTLLAKLK; from the coding sequence ATGAAAAAAATCTGTATTTCGGTTGGATTACTGCTTAGTTTATGGAAAGGTGGTTATACTCAGTCGCTTGACAAGCCAGCCTACGCGGATCGTAAGCTAAAAATTGAAGAAGTGAATTTCGTATCAAGTTATTACCAGCAGGACGGTAACAACTCAGCCGTAACAGGCGGAATCGGTACTGAACACCTGACCGACTATGCACAGTCGCTCGATCTTGTCCTAAAAACTACCGACCGTCGAAATCGTCAGCATACATTTGTCTTCGATTTCAATATTGACCACTACACATCGGCGTCTTCGGATAATATTGACCCGCTAACGGTTTCGTCAGCCTCTAAAAGTGATACGCACGTTTACCCGTCCATCGCCTGGAGCGTACATAACGACGATTCACGGACGACAAAGGGTGTTGCCCTCTCCTACTCAACCGAATATGATTACAAGTCGTACGGTATAAATTTCAGTTTTGCCAAAGCATCGGCCGATAACAACCGGGAAATAAGCCTGAAAGGGGGCGCTTTTTTCGATACGTGGAAAGCAATTCTCCCGCCCGAACTCCGTCCCGAAGGCTATGGTTCCGGGGCGCATGGCGATAGAGACCCGGTAGATTACAAACCAAGAAACTCCTACAATGTCAGCCTGTCGCTGTCGCAGATTATCAACAAGCGATTACAGGTTTTGCTTACCGTAGAACCGGCTTATCAGCAGGGGCTTCTGAGCACACCTTTCCATCGAATTTATTTTCAGGACGGGGCCGAAACGGTGGAACGATTACCCGGTAGTCGCCTGAAGTTGCCCATTGGCCTTCGGCTGCATTACTTCATGGGCGACCGGGTTGTGATCCGAACGTTCTACCGCTATTACATCGACGATTGGGGTATGCAGGCGCACACCATCAACCTCGAAACGCCCATAAAGCTCACGTCATTCATGTCAATCAGTCCATTCTATCGGTTCAGTCACCAGACGGCCGTTCGATATTTTGCCCCCTATGGTCAGCATAGTACAACGGATAAATACTACACCAGCGATTATGACATTTCGGGTTTCAATAGTCAGTTTATTGGCACTGGCGTTCGTATGGCACCACCGGGTGGATTGTTTGGCATCGGTCATTGGCAAAGTGTCGAGTTGCGCTACGGTCATTATGTACGAACAACCGGCATGGTCGCCAATAGCCTTACCCTGCTGGCAAAGTTGAAATAA